AAGACGCTGGAGCGCTTCCCGAATTACTTCAACGTGTCGAACGATAACATAACGATGGATCACCGCAGCTCGAAGAAAGGACCAGAGCCTGAAGATGTGAAGGTGATGCAGGTCGGCGGCAAGTGGTATGCGATGATCGGTCTGGAGCGCGTTGGCGGCGTCATGATGTATGACATTACGAAGCCGTCTGAGTCGACGTACTTCGATTATATGAGCACAAGAGACTACTCCGCAGCAATGAAGGGCGATGTGAGCCCTGAAGGTCTTGCTGTTGTGAACGCGGCGAACAGCCCAACCGGTTACCCGCTCCTGCTCGTCGCTCATGAAGTGAGCGGCACTGTAGCGGTGTATCAGGTTAATCAAGGCTATGTGAAGCCGTTGGATGTCGCACCGTTCCAGCTGACTGTACAGAAGTCGGCGAACGCGGGCATGTCGACGTATCAATACGAGCTATCACGGACAGAGGGCGCTCCAAGCTACCAAGCAGACTTCTACATCGTTGTTCAAGTGTATGAAGGGACCACCTTCGACACACCGGGCCTGACGCTGATTAAGAAAGTGCAGGCCGGAACGACCTCGGTGGAGGAGCAGATTCAGGTCGGTCAGAACAAGAAGGTCAAGATCATGGTCGTCTCTGCGACGGAAGGCGATCAGATTCGAGTGCTTGCCGAAGCTTATGGGGTACAGTAAGGCATGCGGGCCGCCATACGAGGAGGAACACGAATGAACAAACTAATAGCTGTCGTACTGGCTATCATGCTGGCGCTCGCCATCGTGCCGATTGCTTCCCAAGCTTCCGCAGTGGCTGTCACCCTTCAGGTGCCGGGTGAAGTGAAGCTAGAACAAGAGCTGCTTATGACAGGAGCCTCCGCCGACTCGGATGTCGTCTTGTCCATCCGTAGCGCCTCAGGTGAGCTCGTCTACTTCGACACGCAGAAATCGGTGTCAGGGCAATATCACGGCGCGATCAAGGTTCCGTCTACGTGGGCGGTAGGCACCTATGAGGTGGCGGTCGTCTCTGGAGGTACACGGGTAGCGAAAAGTGTAACGGTGCAGACCTCCGACAACGGTGTTGGTAACGACAACGACAACGGCAATGGTGATGGTGGCAGCACACCAGCCTCGGGGTCCGGCATTCCTGGAGCACCCGCTCAGGAAGCTGCATTGAACGCGGCTGGCAACAGCGTGTCCGTACAGCTCTCCGCTGCTGACGTGAACGGTGTCTCGACTGCAGTTGTTCAGGCCGACCAGCTGAAGAAGTACGTGGACGTCTTCAAGTCGGCTGCCGCGAGCAGCAAGAGCACACCAGCTCTGCAGCTAAAGATTGAGGGTAATGCGCAGTCGAAGCAGGTCGTCCTGCAGCTGCCGAAGGAAGCTGCTGCATTGCTCGTGGACAGCGGCGTCCAGGCGCTCGTCATCGATACGCCGCTGGGCTCGATGGCCTTCGATCAGAAGAGTCTTCAGGCGCTTAACAAGAAGGACGCGGGAGAGCTTCGCATCGGAGCGTCCAAGGTTGATCCATCGACCTTGCCGTCCAGTGCCCAGTCTGCGATTGACGATCGTCCTGTGCTGGACCTGACCGTTAGCATCGGTGGAGCTGCTGTACCTGACTTCGGCGGTGGAACGGTCAAGGTAGGCATTCCGTATGCGCCAGCCGCAAGCGAGGATCACCATGCGCTCGTCATCTACTACATCGCAGACAATGGCCAGATGACGACGGTTGCGAACGGACAATATGACCAAGCGTCCGGTACGATGACGTTTGGTGCGAAGCACTTTTCCCACTATGGGGTAGGCTTCAAGAAAGTGAGCTTCGAGGACGTATCCGGCTGGTCCAAGGACTACATCACGTATATGGCTGCTCGCGGTATTGTACAAGGCTCAGGGGCGGGACAATTCGCTCCAGCCAAGGCTATCACGCGCGCGGAGGTGCTGGCGATACTCGCGAGAATGTCCGGCGATACACAGAAGCCTTATGAGGCTGGCTTGTTCACCGATGTGGACGCTACGGACTGGTACGCTGGTGCTGTTCAGTGGGGATCGAGCGCGAGCATCGTCCAAGGGACAGGCGAAGGTGTCTTCAACCCGAACGGCCTCATTACGCGGGAGGAGCTGGCAGTCATGATCAGCCGCTTCGCCGCGCATGCAGGCTATACGCTGCCGAAGACGAACGCCTTGCATAGCTTCGCAGACAGCGGCACGTTCAGCGCTTGGGCGAAGCTCGAGATTGCTGCGCTGCAGCAAGCAGGCATCGTGAACGGAATGGAAGGGAACGTGTTCCGTCCGCAAGGAACAGCTAGCCGCGAGGAAGCGGCGAAGATGCTGGCCGTATTGCTGCAAGGCATGAGTAAGTAAACGAAAAGCTTCCATATTAATGATATAGGGCCGCACAAGCAGCGGGAACGAAGCAATGTCGTTCCTGGCTGTCTCGTACGGCCCTATTGGCATTTTTCCGAACGATATGGCCTTGTCAGCGACTGCGATATGGAAATTCGTATTGATTATTCGGCGTTACCTCATATAATGAGAACAGATTCATATTCTGGCGTAAGGGGTGCCGAATGGCTCTTCAATTGATCGAGGCGTATATTCCGGAGAAGCATTACGCAAGCGTGCACGACAAGATTGCACAGTTCAACATCGTCTCCTTCTGGTCGAAGGAGCAGTCGGATACGCAGACACTGGTGCGCATTCTGGTGAAGACGGAGGACTCGGAGGACGTTCTGAACTACTTCGAGAGCATTGCCAACCTGATTGACGGCTTCGAGGTGATGCTGTTCCCCGTGCAGACGTTCCTGAAGCGCAAGGCTGACAACGCCGAGGAAGAGCTGGAGAAGGAGAAGGGCGAACAGCTCAAGCTGCTTCGAGCGAGCCGTCATGAGCTGTTTCTACAGATTGAAGCGTCGAGTAAATCGGACTTAACGTATCTATTATTCATTGTGCTGTCTGCCATCGTGGTCACGATTGGCCTGTTGAAGAACAGCTCCGCGATCATCATCGGCGGTATGGTCATCGCCCCGTTATTAGGTCCGGTCATCGCGCTGGCCTTCTCCTCGATTCTCGGCGATTATCAGCTGGTGAAGCAGTCGATCCTGACTGTGCTCAAAGGAATTATGCTAACGATCGGCATCTCGGTCGCCCTCAGCCTGTTCCTGCATGCGCCTCTGACGAATAGCGAGTTCGTGGCCCGAACACAAGTGGACCTAACGGATATTGTACTCGCTCTCGCATCGGGCGCAGCGGCCGCCTTATCGGTGCTGAAGCGGGTGCCAAGCTCCCTGGTAGGTGTCATGGTAGCGGTGGCGCTGCTGCCCCCGACGGTCGTGTTGGGCTTGTCGATTGGCGAGATGAGATGGGATAGTGCGATGGGAGCGTTATTATTGCTGCTGGTCAACATCAGCTCGATCTTGCTCGCGGGTATTATTACGTTCACGCTGTCAGGCATTAACCCGGTTCAATACGAGGAGGTTCGAAGAGCGAACAATTCGAAGAAGTACAGCCTGCTCTTCATTCTGCTTATCGTCCTCCTGCTCGTGGTGGCTGTGCTGTACAGTGAGTCGCTGATTGGCTCGGGGTCGTTGCTCTGAATGAGTCTTCACCTCAGACCGATGTGACGATTCGGGAACAGCGATATAGGTGACAAGATCGAAGGAGTGCGCATATAGCTCGCATCATAAAAAAGCCTCGGCTGTCGTTCAGCCGAGGCTTGCTACCGTCCTGAGATAGGGTGTCGCTCGAAGTAAGTGTTACAGTACGATATCGACACCAACGCTGTCGATGCGTCCCGATTCGCGAATGAAGGCAGCCACGGCTTGATGGTCCTCGTTCGTCGTGTACGCGTCCAGAGCCGCTTGATTCTCAAAGCGTACCATGAGCACGACCTGGTACTCCTTGCTGCGCTCTGCGATGTTGAGTCCGGCATGAATTTCGACGATGCCCGACAGTACATTCTTCAATGCTACAAAGCGGTCAATAATCTCTTGAAGCTGTGCTTGCGTAGTAGTCTCGGCAAACTTAATTAGTACTGTACGTTGAATCAAGGGAACTCCTCCTATCGTGATTGCGATTGTATCTTGTTCATCTTACATGGGACATGCAGGAAGATCAAATGCTGCTGGTAGGCATTACGCAGCTGTATGTGGCGCCTCGCTTGCACAGGGTTGATATCTGGTCAAGAGTTCGTTCGGCTCGCCCAGGCGTTCGCGGGAGCGTCGAAGC
Above is a genomic segment from Paenibacillus sp. YYML68 containing:
- a CDS encoding TIGR00341 family protein, with product MALQLIEAYIPEKHYASVHDKIAQFNIVSFWSKEQSDTQTLVRILVKTEDSEDVLNYFESIANLIDGFEVMLFPVQTFLKRKADNAEEELEKEKGEQLKLLRASRHELFLQIEASSKSDLTYLLFIVLSAIVVTIGLLKNSSAIIIGGMVIAPLLGPVIALAFSSILGDYQLVKQSILTVLKGIMLTIGISVALSLFLHAPLTNSEFVARTQVDLTDIVLALASGAAAALSVLKRVPSSLVGVMVAVALLPPTVVLGLSIGEMRWDSAMGALLLLLVNISSILLAGIITFTLSGINPVQYEEVRRANNSKKYSLLFILLIVLLLVVAVLYSESLIGSGSLL
- a CDS encoding S-layer homology domain-containing protein; this encodes MNKLIAVVLAIMLALAIVPIASQASAVAVTLQVPGEVKLEQELLMTGASADSDVVLSIRSASGELVYFDTQKSVSGQYHGAIKVPSTWAVGTYEVAVVSGGTRVAKSVTVQTSDNGVGNDNDNGNGDGGSTPASGSGIPGAPAQEAALNAAGNSVSVQLSAADVNGVSTAVVQADQLKKYVDVFKSAAASSKSTPALQLKIEGNAQSKQVVLQLPKEAAALLVDSGVQALVIDTPLGSMAFDQKSLQALNKKDAGELRIGASKVDPSTLPSSAQSAIDDRPVLDLTVSIGGAAVPDFGGGTVKVGIPYAPAASEDHHALVIYYIADNGQMTTVANGQYDQASGTMTFGAKHFSHYGVGFKKVSFEDVSGWSKDYITYMAARGIVQGSGAGQFAPAKAITRAEVLAILARMSGDTQKPYEAGLFTDVDATDWYAGAVQWGSSASIVQGTGEGVFNPNGLITREELAVMISRFAAHAGYTLPKTNALHSFADSGTFSAWAKLEIAALQQAGIVNGMEGNVFRPQGTASREEAAKMLAVLLQGMSK
- a CDS encoding Dabb family protein, whose translation is MIQRTVLIKFAETTTQAQLQEIIDRFVALKNVLSGIVEIHAGLNIAERSKEYQVVLMVRFENQAALDAYTTNEDHQAVAAFIRESGRIDSVGVDIVL